In Ptiloglossa arizonensis isolate GNS036 chromosome 6, iyPtiAriz1_principal, whole genome shotgun sequence, the DNA window GCTTATACAATAGCATTGTGTATTTGAATCCACTGACGAGAGAATCACCTTATATAAATCAGTCTTAACGCGTTCCCTGCGAAATCGGTACACGTATTGAAGAGAAACTCATGCCTCGAATTATCGATCGTAAATTTCTCATATTCAGAGATACGGGCTTTGAGTTTCCAATCTTACAAGATGTAACCAGATGTGACAAGATGTGATCGGACGAAACTTTTGCGAAAATGTGACCACTCTAAAACAATTGCACGGAACGTGTTAACCAATGACTAAAGTGTCCTGGTCCAAACTAGAGGTCAACGTGTCCTAGTCCGATGTTTTTGAGCGGTCCAATcgttataaattgaaatttccgTTAACCTTCTTTGTAAAAGGAACTGGCCGCCATGTCCAATCCTATCATAATTTTTCCTTCGTATCCTGCTTCCTTGATAGACTCGTCCAACAGTATCAACGCCTCTCTGTCTTCCTCCAATTCGGGAACGAAGGCGCCTTCGTCGCTGACCGGAAGCGGCAGATTTATTTCCGCGGCAGCTGCGATTTTCGACTCCAGTACTCTGTACACCTCCGTACCCATTTTAAAAGCATCGGCGAAACTTTCGGCACCTGATGCGGTCATTCATCGAACAATTACGCACGAACGGAAAAGAACAGTGGCGAGAAAGCTGCTGATAATACCTATAGGCAAGATCATGAACTCTTGGCAGGGTATCGTGTTGCCAGCGTGTTTGCCTCCGCTGATCATGTTGAAACATGGAACTGGTATATAAAGGTCTTTATTCTCGGCTAACTCCGCGATGTACCTGCAAGAACCAGGACATCTTTAAGAGACGTTGACGATCGTTGTTGTCTTTAAAATTCGTTGGATCATTCTGTTGTTCTATCAGTAGTTTCACTATCGGtgataaataatacaattgttTTGATTTCTAGGTATTGCTTTTAATGCCATTAAATAGGCATACACTTTAAGCGAGGAAATCGTGTCATCTTTCTTGCCATTAGGGGAGAGCGGGGACAGTAGTAACACTTTgattttgaaatacaattaCGTAAAAGTTATTGCATTtataacaaaaattcttataCAAACATGTTACCTAATTATCTGACATTGTTGAGCCACAGCAATTTCGCTGTACGTCAAGTAACATCCaagatattaattaaaaattacaagtgGAGAAGAAAGCGCGGAGAAAATGTATGTATGGTTAGCTATCGACAGGTTATGtccaaagaaattttgtttttggACATAAAGAAACTTTGTTTTTGGACATAATCTAAAACTGAATTGTGTTCGATATCAACCCTCGAATTTTACCGCATATcgtatttttctctattttatcTTAACATGAAATGTGTTTGATACCAAAATGGCGACAAATTAAACCAAAAGTTTAAATCTATACAATACAATAGAGCCTCTCGGACTCTCGAACTTATAGGAAGgtgtatacgatattcgaataatagaacaCTCTTCCGAtactaaattttgtttattcgaatAGGGTAgttctttctatttatttattaaggATCGTATATCCTTTGTGACAACTGTACTACATAAATAATCGTATGTTGGAATCGTATATTCTTTATGTGTGGGTGCACCGACACATTGTATCGAACATTACGCAGATACCACTTAAAGAGTCAGAAGTTACCTGTAAACCGGAAGTCCTTTCTTCGCCGCGCCAGCCTTACAGCAGGCTACGGAAACACCGAAGATAGCATTCGCGCCTAATTTCGACTTATTCTCGGTTCCGTCT includes these proteins:
- the LOC143147858 gene encoding enolase — protein: MTASGAESFADAFKMGTEVYRVLESKIAAAAEINLPLPVSDEGAFVPELEEDREALILLDESIKEAGYEGKIMIGLDMAASSFYKEGGYDLTFKTEDSDPGEYMEAEELRNQYLEYLTEYPTIVSIEDPFDQEDWEGWLTLADQEIQIVADDLTAMNIDRIEESIER